One Glycine max cultivar Williams 82 chromosome 1, Glycine_max_v4.0, whole genome shotgun sequence genomic window, TCGCCACGACGTCGTTCGTTGGATTTCCACAGTCTCCGACTTCCACGCCTTCGCTCCTCTCACCACCGTTCTCGCCGTTAACTACTTCGACAGGTTCGTCACCACCCTAAGGTTTCAGAGCGAACAAAAACCATGGATGACTCACCTGGCAGCACTTGCTTGCGTCTCTCTCGCCGCCAAAGTGGAGGAGACACGAGTGCCACTTCTTTTTGACTTCCAAGTACGTTTTCCAATATCGCTCTTTGCTAGTGTCCCATGTTGTTTGTTTCTCGTGTTTCAACGTGGaagcttcctttttttttcgaattttgATTAGGTGGGGGAATCGAAATTCTTGTTTGAAGCAAAGACTATACAGAAAATGGAGCTCCTAGTGTTGTCCACTCTCGAATGGAAAATGAACCCTGTCACCCCAATTTCTTTCTTCCAACACTTCCTCGCTAGGCTTGGTTTAAAGCGCCACTTGCATTCGGAGTTTCTGTGTAGGTGCCAACGTCTTCTTCTCTCTGTCATTGCGGGTAAGTAATAGACTAATAGTAATGTTAATAAATGAgatacatataaaacaagacATTCATATTAAAGTGAAATTTACCGGGttcgatttttttatatttttatttttcagattcAAGGGTTATGAGTTATCTTCCTTCTACACTGGCTGCTGCTATAATGATCCACATTATTAAAGAGATTGAACCATTGAATGCTACGGAGTACCAAAATCAGCTTCCTGGTTTACTTAAAACTAGTGAGGTGTGTCACTTTAGCTTCAATTGTTCAAATCTGCCACGGATTTTATTGGCTAATTGGAAGATTTTGGTGGCTATATGTTACAGGAACAAGTGAATGAGTGCTACAAACTGATTCTGGGACTTTACGTTTGCAGCAACGGCATTCACAATTTGAGGCGCAAGCGTTTGTCCGAACCTAGTAGTAGCCCAGATGGGGTCATTGATGCATCTTTCAGTTGTGACAGTTCAAATGATTCATGGACAGTTGCATCACCTTCAGTTGAGCCAGTGTTTAAGAGGAGAAAACCTCAGGACCAGCAGATGCGGTTGCCTTCAGTGAATCGAGTGGTTATTGATGTTCTAAATACTCCTCGTTAATAACATATCTTAGTGTTCCTTAAAGAACAAAACTTATATACAGTTTCTTATTGCTGATTTTCAATCAGAATTGAAGTTTCACCTAGGTAGTCTCCTACCAGTGTAACCTCTAAATTTGATTGAACAACAACACCTACAGTATCTAAGGAACTGCATTTAAGTTTTGTCCATCCTTAAAACATGGTAGGTTTATTTGGAACCGCATGAAGATATCCGGGAGTTATGTTATGGAGGTGAACTGCATTATGTTCTTAGTTTTAAGGTAGCTGGGTGAACATTTGAAAATGAACAAGGCAGAGAGACTCCATTCCTTCACTTTGTTGTTTAAGTGGAACAAGGATCTGATACCGAGTAGAAACATGAATGTAGTTTTACCTGTGTTAAGTGTCCAGTGCAAGTTCTGTTACACGCCAATAAGCACAGTCAAGagatttcctttgtttctttgttaTCTTCCAATCTCCCCCTGTTAGTACAGAACAGGAGCTACACATGGAGGTTAACAGATAAACAAAGATGGGCGTAATGTCTTTACTCTTTAGTGATGCAttagataaataaatgaaactCTTGTAAGTGGTCAAACTAGACCCGATATCAAGTCTTATTTGTATTCCTCCGGGAGATACTCATGGTTTCTACAATGAATACGTATGGGGAACCCTATTTTCCCTATAGCATACCAAATTTACCAATCTATTTATGCTTTCAGTTATCTCAATATGCGGGAATCATTTCCTTTTTCTGAATTAGATACTAAGCCTATGCtctgaattgaaaagctttgaTTGCAACTCCTTGGTCAGCGCTTTTTGTTGGCTTGGTCGAAATTCATATATGGACAACACTAACCATTGGAATGGATATAGTATAATTTGGTTCCATTTGAGTCATCCCGATTTCTGGACATTTGGACTGATTTTTTCGTTACTAAACTGGGCTCTCAGTTCTACATTCTATATCGTGAATATATAGCTATTTTCTTGTCAATTATTGgaggaaaaaattacaattcaaaATGTATGGATGTTTCAATAGTCATATcaaacttctttttttcctgTTTGACATTAAGTATGAAAATGGGACTTTTAACAACTTTCATTTCTACATTCTATTTCATGAATATATAGCTCTTTTCTAGTTAACTACTGGAGGAAAAAGTTACAATTCAAACTGTATGAATGTTTCAACAGTCAGATCcaacttcccccccccccccccccccccctgtTTGACATTAAGTATGAACATGGGACTTTAAGCAATTAAGTGTCTGTGGTTGCATATTTAATGCAATGTTTGCTGTCACTACCATATTAAAGTAGTAACTGCAAATGCAAAGTCCATATTATGAACACTATGTCTGTTGTCTTATCAAGAGTTATTTTCTTCTGGTTAACTAAAAATTGGTTGTTGAAATTTAATCATGCCTGTTTTGAGCACTTGTTACTATAAGGTAAATAGATCAAAATAGAAAATGCATTTTGCACGCTATGTATAGGAAAAGAGTGAATTGaataatcaataattatgaAGATGAACTTTATAGCTGCTACGAGCAAGACCTATAGGTTATGGGTGAAACGTGTTGGAGAAATTTTTGGAAAGatgaattctctctctctctctctctctctctgagcTTTTAGGAGTTGTGTCTGACTTTTATGTTTGAAAAGTGATAGAGCTATGCAGTGATAATATAGGTATTGCATTGCACAGAACAAGAGAAAGCATGCAcgcaaaaaaaggtaaaatgatCAAGGGAAGACCGGTCATCAGAGgaagaaatatttgaaaatgaCAAACTTTTGACATAGGGGGAGAGGGCGTGGCTTTGTTACCCCTGCGGTGCCGTTTCTTTACCTTTTTTAACTGAGTTATGGTCACTGGTCAATTATATGTTGCGGTTGCATCATGCCATAGTTATGATGGTTTTTAATCCACGGCATAAGATTTTCAAAGTGACAGCTATATCGCGGCCGAACAATAATTCTAGGAGACATGATGAATCTGTTTCAGATTGAAATTTGGCAATTGCAATACATGCAGTGTTTTCTTAAACTTTGGAGAAGCTAGGAAACCATAAACTTAGGTTGTCTTGATCAATCGATAACATAATTTCCTTAGGGTGCAGGGTTCATACTTAATAGTTTCGTAAATAGAGTTCTTTTTTTCAGATTTGTTACCATACCAGAAACAAGAAGATTGTGACATGGTTGTACTCTATTTGGGAGCTACTATagtataattttgtatatagtCTATTAACTTGTTTATGTTATGTCATTCTCGCGGCTTAGTAGTAAAGTTGTATGGTGTAGG contains:
- the LOC100802683 gene encoding cyclin-D3-2 yields the protein MPQPHSPSFLLCQQHYSFSFQQHSQTLTPPSPFTFPDNHQHDHLLSLLSKQRATHSSFSPRHDVVRWISTVSDFHAFAPLTTVLAVNYFDRFVTTLRFQSEQKPWMTHLAALACVSLAAKVEETRVPLLFDFQVGESKFLFEAKTIQKMELLVLSTLEWKMNPVTPISFFQHFLARLGLKRHLHSEFLCRCQRLLLSVIADSRVMSYLPSTLAAAIMIHIIKEIEPLNATEYQNQLPGLLKTSEEQVNECYKLILGLYVCSNGIHNLRRKRLSEPSSSPDGVIDASFSCDSSNDSWTVASPSVEPVFKRRKPQDQQMRLPSVNRVVIDVLNTPR